The sequence AGGACTGCATGATCACCACAATACTGGGTGAACGTGCAGACTGGCAGTTGAAGGTGCGGGGCTGCGGTTTAGACTGGGGTGCGTGGAAGATCTAGCACCTAATGTTCAGGCCTTGTACCGTTTTCTTGACCTTGCTGGCGTGTTCCTCATGGGGATTATTGGTGGCACGGTCGCGAGGAAGCAGAACTTTGACATCATCGGGTTTTTGTTCCTCTCGTTGCTGACTGCCTTGGGTGGAGGTATGTTGCGTGACATGCTGATCGGGCGTGGCACCGTGGCGGCGATGGCGAATGAGGAGTACCTGATTCTCGCGTTCGGTGGCGCATTGGTGGCGCTGGTTACCGATTTTAAAGGCAAAGGGTGGGAGCTGTTTCAATTCCATGCTGATGCGGTGGTGTTGGGTTTTTGGGCCGTCACTGGGTGTGTGAAGGCGCTGAGTTATGACTTGCCTGTGGTGGCGTGTGTGTTTATGGGGGTGATCACGGGTGTCGGTGGTGGCATGGTGCGTGATGTGGTGATTGGTAGTGTGCCTAGCATTTTTACCTCCCAGCAGCTGTATGCGGTGCCGGCGTTGTTATCGGCGGTGTCGATGGTGGTTTTTGATGCGTTTGGCTTGAACTTGGTGGGCATGGCCATCTCGCCGGTGTTCGCGATTGCGTTGGCCATGTTGTCGTATTGGCGTGGTTGGTATATTCCGGCGCGGCCCGATTTCGCCCCGGTGAACATGACGGCAACGCAGGTGCGCGAGCTGATGAAGTTGGCGGAAGAGCGTGGCCGGCGGGTTGGCCGTCGTCTTGAGCCGCCGCGGGTGCGCAGCTGGCGCCATGAGCAGAAGGAGAAGGAGCTGGCGCGGCGTAAGGGTGAGCAGGTGCCTATGGATGCTGACACCCAGGAAGTAAAGGCAGAACAGCAGCGCCAGGAGTTCGAGGACGCCTTGGATGTATTGCTTGACGACGAGGCTGTGGTCGATTCTGGTGAGCAGTGGACGTTGGGCACGGGGGAGCGTGACGACGAGGCCGGCGTGGATGAGGATGCTTCGGGTCGAGAGGAGAAAGGAATCTAATGTGCAGCAGGAGCACGCTAGGCTTGGGGCATGGATCTCACCTCGCAGTTAACTAAGCGTCTTGGCTCATGGCCACCGAATAATGTGGCGGCAGCGATCGTCGGCACGCCCAGCAGGAACAGCACAAACAACCCCATCGCTAGCTACGGCGACCAGGACCGTGTGTTCGAGCTGATGAGTGTTACTAAACTGCTCGCCACCTATGCTTTTTTGATGGCCGTGGAAGAAGGGGCGCTCGAGCTCGACCAACCGGCAGGCCCTGAAGGCTCCACGGTGCGACACCTTCTTGCGCACGCCTCCGGTGTGGCGATGAGCGAGATGAAGGCCCAGAAAGGTGTGGAGGAGCGCCGCATTTACTCCTCGGCTGGTTTTGATTGGTTGGCGCAGGTGTTGGAAGAAGAATCCGGGATCACTATCGGTGATTACGCCCGGGAAGGGGTATTCGCCCCGTTGGGGATGGGCCACACGGAGATCTGGGGATCACCGGGGCACGACGGACGGTCGTCGGCAAGCGATCTTACTGTGTTCGCGCGCGAGCTGCTGGAACCCACCCTGCTCGCGGAAGAAACCGTGCGCGAGGCGTTCACGGTGCAGTTCCCGGAGCTGATCGGTGTGGTGCCGGGCTACGGAATGCAGAAACCGAACCCGTGGGGGCTTGGCTTTGAGGTGAAAGGGGGCAAAGCCCCGCACTGGACCGGCGACAACATGCCTGCCGACACCGTGGGCCACTTCGGGATGAGCGGCACTTATCTGTGGGTGATCCCCACCTGGAGCGAGCACGAACTCGCAGGCACAGCGATGGTGTGCCTGACCGACAAGGACTTCGGCGACTGGGCGAAGCCTTTGTGGCAGGAGACGAACACAGCGCTTGTCGACGAAATGCTCGGCTCCTAGAAAGTCCCAGTACTTTCGAATGTGTGAACATAGATGAAGTCGAACCATTTGTCCTGCAGACATATCACGTCCTCGACCTGATAGGTGTGGTCCTCAACGGAATAATCGGTGGCACCATTGCACGCCAGCGCGATTTCGGACTGGCGCTATCTCACCCTCGCATTTGTAGGCGCGCTAATTGCCGCGCTGACACGCCTGGAAAACAAGGCGTGGGAGTTTGTGAAAGCACACGGCGACGCCATTATTTTGGGTGTGTGGGCGGTCACTGGTGCTACGAAGGCGCTGAACTACGACCTGCCCATCCTGTCCGTGATCTTTATGGGTGTGCTTACTGCTGCCGGGGGCGGGATGCTGCGCGACATAGCGTGTGCGCAGATCCCGTCTGTTTTCGGTGGTAATACTTTGTACGTGGTGCCGTCGGTGATTGCGTCGTTGAGCATGGCGCTGTTCCACTATGGCAGCGAGCCGGTGCTGGGCATGATCATTTCGCCGCTGGTGGGTTACCTGCTGGCGTTGGTCAGCTACTACCGCGGGTGGGTGATTCCCACCCAGGACGAATTCGCTCCCGTCAACAGGGCCGCCCACAAGGTGGCGCGCCGCATCCCAAAGGCGCGTGGCATCTCGCGCCGGTGGGAGGGCAAACGGGAGGATCCTCGTTAAGCACGCGGATACTTAAGCGCGCGGGATTAAGCGTACGGGTCTTTGAACCCGATGTACTGCAGCTCGGTGTACTCGTCGATCCCCTCGGCGCCACCTTCACGGCCCAGGCCGGACTGTTTCACACCACCGAAGGGGGCAGCGGCATTCGAGGCGACACCCAGGTTGTATCCCACCATGCCGTACGCGAGTGCGTCGGAGGCGCGGAACAAACGGGCAGGGTCCTGGGTGAACACGTAGGAGGCCAGGCCGTACTCGGTGTTGTTGGCCATCTCGTAGGCCTCATCTTCGCTGCTAAAGCGGTAGATCGGGGCGACGGGGCCGAAGATTTCTTCGCTGAACACACGAGCCTCAGTGCTGACGTTGGTCAGCACGGTGGGTTCGAAGAAGAATCCGTCGCCGTGGATACGCGATCCGCCAACTAGGGCCTGCGCGCCGTGGGAGAGGGCGTCGTCGACAAGCTCTTGGACACTATCCACCGCGGATGCCTCCACTAGCGGGCCCACATCAACGCCCTCGTCGAACCCGTTGCCCACGGTCAGCTCGCGGAAGCGGGCGGCGAGCTTCTCGGAGAACTCAGCGGCAACCGCCTCATGCACGATCAAGCGGTTGGCGGCGGTGCAGGCCTCGCCGATGTTGCGCATTTTGGCGCTCATGGCACCGTCGACGGCGGCGTCAAGGTCCGCGTCTTCGAACACGATCAGCGGGGCGTTGCCACCGAGCTCCATGGAGGTGCGTAGCACATTGTCGGCAGCACCTTTGAGCAGCTGTTTACCCACGGCTGTTGAGCCGGTGAAAGAGAGCTTGCGCAGGCGTTGATCGGCAAGCAACGGCTCAGAGATTGAGGAGGCGGAGTTGGAGGCCACCACGTTGAGCACCCCTTCCGGCAAACCAGCGTCCTCCATGGTTTGCGCGAAGTATTGGGCGGTCAGCGGGGTGAGTTTGGCGGGCTTGAGTACCATCGTGCAGCCTGCCGCCACCGCGGGGCCGACTTTGCGCGTGGCCATCGCCAGCGGGAAGTTCCATGGGGTAATCAACAGGCACGGACCTACGGGTTTGCGCTGGGTGATCACGCGGTTGCCGCCCTCGGGGATCGCAAATGTTTCGCCTTTCAGGCGCACGGCCTCCTCGGAGAACCACCGCAGAAACTCGGCTCCGTAGGTGACTTCGCCCTGGGCTTCGGCAAATGGTTTGCCCATCTCGGCGGTGATGAGAGTGGCAAAGTCCTCACTGCGCTGGATCACTAGTTCAAAGGCGCGGCGTAGGATCTCGGCGCGCTCGCGCGGGGCGGTGCGCGCCCACTTTTTCTGTGCGGCGCAGGCGGCGTCGAGGGCTGCGACCGCGTCGTCGGAGGTGGCCGAGGCCATAGTGGCTAATGTTTTGCCGGTGGCGGGGTTAATCACGTCGAAGGTCTCGCCGGTGGATCCTTCGCGCCATTGGCCGCCGATGGAGAGGCGGGTTTCTACTTTGTTAAGTGTTTCAGTCAGGTTCGTCATGGCAACCACCGTACGCGCGAGTGGTGCTCGCTTCACGACGATCCCCTGAACCTCAAGTTTAGGTTGAGTAAATGGGGGGTGAAGTGCGACTTTAGGGTTGCCTATGTGGTGCAAGTGAAGCCAGAATCGAAACCACGACAGTGAGATTATTGAGGCCGTTGGGGAAGACGAACCTCGTCTCACAGGCGCCCATTCCGCATACGTGTGGGGTGGAGGTGTCTGTGCCTACTTTTCTACGAAGGGATCCCCACATGACCACAACATTGGCCGCGCCCCGAGCAGGCTACATTGAATTTTCTGAGACCCCCATAACCTGTGTCCTCACCATTTCTGGCATGCCAGTGCATCTGCGCGGACGCGTTGAGCAGTTAATGGCTGACATCCTGCCCCCAGCCGAGGTGGAGACGACTCCGGGCCTGGACATCTGGGATGTCACCTGGTTTACCCGCTGGCAGCGTGACACCACCACCTTCGGTGCCCGAGGGTTGCGCTGCCGCGAAGTGCTTTCTGCACCTGCCGCTGCCGCCGAGCAGTTTGCCAGCGAAGTGCAGCAGCTGGCTCGCACCGTGGGTTTCCACGCGGTGGTAGATTTCCAGTGAGCTTTTGTCGGAAGGGGTAGCGTTCAATTTCGGCATCGTCGGAAATGCCCGAGCGGACCAAGATGGTGCGCATGCCCGCCTCAAGTCCTGCTTTCACATCGGTGTCCATGCGGTCACCGATCATCACAGCGCGTTCAGAGTGTGCCCCGATGTTGTTCAGGGCGGAACGCATCATCACCGGGTTGGGTTTGCCAATATAGTACGGCTCCTTGCCGGTCACTGCGGTAATCATCGCGGCGACGGCACCGGGGATGAGTTCGCCCTCTTTGATGAGGACACCGTCCATGTCGGTCAGATAAGAAATCGGAGCGTTCATACCTTTTATTGTGGACCAGTTAGGTGTTTTGTGCGAGGTAAGTGACCAGATCGTCAACAGTGTGAAAGTTCAGGGCTGTTTCTTCGTCGATACGCACCCCAAAATGCCCCTCAGCGCGCACGATCAACTCAATTCGGCTCAGCGAGTCAAGGCTTAGCGAGTCCGGTGTCGAATCTGGCGTCACCTCATCAGGGTCCACGCCGGCCACGCTTTCGATCAAGGCTGCGACCTGGCCGAGGGTAGACAAAGAAGAGTTCGCCTCCGGCTCATGATCCGGCTGCAGGGCCCCGAGGTTGTCTAGGTTTAAGCGTTGCGAAAGCTCCATGTCGGTCAGTTTACCCAGCTGGGCTAAAGTTGGGTGCATGCACAACCCCCTCGATTATGCGCGCAGCCTCACACCCAATGGGCGCCGCCAGCTCGCGCTTGCGCGTGGCCAGCTTCACTCTCGACAGCGCACGCCAGGCTTGACTGACCTGAGCGCACAGGGCGTCGTGCTTAACGACGATGTCCCTGTCCACTGGTATGAAGTAGGGCAACCGGACGCCGAGATAACCGTGGTGTATATCCACGGCTTCACCTTAGCGGCCGAGGCGTTCTATCAACAGGTTAATGCGCTGCGTGGCACAGGGGTGCGCCAGGTGCTGATGGATCTTCGCGGTCATGGGCAGACCGGTGCCGTGCCCCCTGAAGAGTGCAGCGTTGATGCCGCCGCTGATGATGTGTGGGCGGTGATGCGCGAGCGCGAAGTGCGTGGCCCGGTGATTGTAGTGGGGCACTCGCTGGGCGGGTTGGTGGCGTTGAGCCTGATTCGGCGTTACACGCACCAGTGTGATGTGGCCGGTGTTGTGTTGATTAATGCGTCAGTGGAGGCACTGGCGGATCAGGGTATCCCGCAGATTCTGGCTACCCCTGTTGCCGACGCCATCTATGACGCGGTAGAGGCCTCGCCTGAAGAGGCCGACAAGTTCCGCAACGAGGTCACCAAGATCATCGCGCCGGGGTTGGCGGTGACCATCTTTCACCGTGACACCGATGATGAGCTGATTGACTTCCACGCGGCCATGATCCACGAAACACCCCTGGAAACCTACGTAGGTTTCTTCGACGATTTACAAGTCCACGAAGAGCTCCAGGCCGGTCCTGCGCTGGCTGGGGTTCCAGGGTACGTGTTGGTTGGCACCCAGGATGATGTTACCCCGCTTAGCCAGGCCGAGCGCATTCAAGAGATTTGGCCCGATTCGTACTTGCAGGTGGTCCCCAATGCTGGCCACATGCTCCCGTTGGAGGCGCCCGAAAGCGTGACCGTGGCACTGCTGCGGTTGATTGAGAAAGTGAGCTAGCCACGTTGGCACCTATCACCTTGCATTTTCCCTTTACCGGCTGGTGGATGGCCAGGAATTCGCCCGCCCGCCACGTTCCCTCGCACGGGACCTGGATCGCAGGTACCGCCTATGCCATCGATTTTATTGGGCTTGACGACGAAGGAAAGCGCGCACCCTGGGGCTGGGCCTCCACCTGCGGCACTGAACCCAACGAGAAGTTTCCCAGTTTCTGACCGTGCCGAACCCTGGATGCCAGGCGAGAACGAAAGGTTCTTCGTTGAGTAGTGCTGGTGCCAGCCACAGGCGAATGCACTTTTTGGTCGACAAATAAGCGGTTCTTCGCGGCCAAAGCAGGATTTGTCGACCGAAAAGAGCGTCACTGAAAAGTTTTCGGAGCCAGGAGTCCTGTTCGGTGTGAGCGCCGAAGTACCGATGGTCTAAGCAGTCGCCGGAGCATCACACGCACCACTAATAGTCAAAAGCCCCGTGTGGTTCTGCAGCTGCAGAACCACACGGGGCTTCGTCGTGAAGCGCGATCTGCCGCGCACCAGAAACGCTAACTAGACGGCGGTTGGGTCGTCGAGCTTATAGCGCTTCGCAGCCTCATCTGCCACGGAGATGTCGATCTTGCCCGCCTCAGCCAGGCCGATCAGCGCAGCAACAACCATGGACTCAGCATCGATGTTGAAGTAGCGGCGTGCTGCCTCGCGGGTATCGGAGAAACCGAAGCCGTCAGCGCCCAGCACGTAGTACTCGCCTGGGACGTACGGGCGGATCTGCTCGTGCAGGTCGGTCGCAAAGTCCGAGGTAGCAATGTAGGGGCCCGCAGTCTGCTTCAGCTGCTTGGTTACAAATGGCTCATCCGGATCCTCAGCAGGGTTGCGCAGCTTTTCGACGTTCTTTGCCGCACCATCGCGGGCCAACTCCACCCAGGAGGTGACCGAATAGATGGAGGCGCCGACATTGAACTCGTCGGCAAGCAACTGCTGTGCCTTCAACGCGTACTGCATACCGATACCGGAAGCCAACAAGGAAACTTGGTGCTCGCCCTCGCCTGACTTGTCGTCGAAGAGGTAGATACCCTTGTGCAGGCCTTCCTCGTCCAGGTTCTCTGGCGGGGCAGGCTGGTGGGTGGGCTCGTTATACACGGTGAGGTAGTACATGACATCCTCGCCGCGGTCCGGGCCATACATGCGGTCCACACCCTCGCGGACCAAGTACGGCAACTCATAAGCAAAAGCTGGATCGTACTGGATCACGTTCGGGTTGGTCGACGCGATGATCGGGGAGTGACCGTCCATATGCTGGGTGCCCTCGCCGAACAGGGTGGTGCGTCCAGCGGTTGCACCCACGATGAAGCCGCGGGTCAGCTGGTCGGCTGCCGCCCAGAACACGTCGCCGGTGCGCTGGAAACCGAACATCGAGTAGAAGATGTACATCGGGATCATCGGCTCACCATGGGTGGCGTATGAGGTACCTGCGGCGATGAAGGAAGAAGTGGAACCGTCTTCGTTGATGCCCTCGTGTAGGATCTGGCCGTCGACAGCCTCGCGGTAGGACAGCATCAGATCATGGTCTACCGGGATGTAGTTCTGGCCGTATGGGTTGTAGATCTTCAGCGTTGGGAACCACGAGTCCAGGCCGAAAGTACGGGCCTCATCAGGGATGATCGGTACGACGCGCTTGCCGATCTCCTTGTCGCGCATCAGTGACTTGAAGGTGCGTACCAGCGCCATGGTGGTAGCCACTTCCTGCTTCCCGGAGTCCTTCAGCAAAGACTTGAATGTGCTCATCTCTGGCACCTCAAGCGGGGTGTACTTCACGCGGCGTTCCGGCAGGGATCCGCCGAGCTCTTTACGACGCTCCAGCATGTACTTGATCTCTTCGGAGTCCTCGCCAGGGTGGTAATACGGCGGCAAGTACGGATCCTTCTCAAGCTCCTCATCGGAGATGGGGATTTGCTGCTTGTCGCGGAACAACTTCAAATCATCCAGAGTCAGTTTCTTCATCTGGTGGGTTGCGTTGCGGCCCTCGAAGTTGTGGCCCAGGCCATAGCCCTTAATGGTGTGCGCCAGGATGACGGTGGGCTTACCCTTGGTTTTCAGCGCGCGGTCATAGGCGGCGTAGACCTTGCGGTAATCGTGGCCGCCGCGGCGCAGCGCCCAGATCTCGTCGTCGGTCATGTCCTCAACCAGCTTGGCTGTGCGCTCGTCGCGGCCGAAGAAGTGCTCGCGGACGTAGGCGCCATCATTAGCCTTGAAAGTCTGGTAGTCACCATCCTTAGTGGTGTTCATGATGTTGACCAAGGCACCCTCAGTGTCCTTGTCCAACAGCTCATCCCACTCACGGCCCCACACAACCTTGATCACGTTCCAGCCGGCGCCGTTGAAGAAGGACTCCAGCTCCTGAATGATCTGGCCGTTACCGCGCACAGGGCCATCCAACCGCTGCAGGTTACAGTTCACCACAAAGGTGAGGTTGTCCAAGCCGTAGAGAGTAGCCATCTGGATGAGGCCACGAGACTCCGGTTCATCCATTTCGCCGTCGCCCAGGAATGCCCAGACGTGCTGCTGGTCAGTGTCCTTGATCCCGCGGTCCTGCAGGTACTTGTTGAAGCGTGCCTGGTAGATCGCGTTCATCGGGCCGATACCCATAGACACGGTGGGGAATTCCCAGAACTCCGGCATGTCGTGTGGATGCGGATACGACGGGAGGCCACCCTGTGGGCGGGACACCTGCTGGCGGAACCCGTCGAGGTCATCCTCGGTCAGGCGGCCCTCCAAGAAGGCGCGGGCGTACATGCCGGGGGAGGCGTGACCCTGGAAGAAGATGTGATCGCCCCCCTGGGGTGCGTCTTTGCCCTTGAAGAAGTGGTTGAAGCCCACCTCGTATAACGGCGCAGCACCGGCGTAGGTGGAGATGTGTCCACCAACCTCAATGCCTGGGCGCTGTGCGCGGTGCACCATGATGGCGGCGTTCCAGCGCATCCAACGGCGGTAGCGCTTCTCAATTTCCTCATCCCCTGGGAACTCTGGCTCCATCTCGGTAGGGATGGTGTTTACAAAGTCAGTGGAGGTCAAAGAAGGCAAGTCAACGCGCTTTGCCGACGCCCGTTCAAGCAAACGAAGCATGAGGTAGCGGGCGCGTTCCGGAGAAGATTCGTCGAGAAGCCCGTCGAGGGAATCCATCCACTCGCGCGTCTCCTCCGGGTCCGAATCGTGTAGGTACGATGCGACTCCGTCGCGAATCAGCGGAAAGTTAGAGTCGGCGTTCTGTGCTTCTTGATCAGCCATGAACAGTCCTCCCAGAAAGTTGAGTTAGTGCGGTCCTTCCAGCCTACTGAAAAAGGAGTTTTGTACCCCTATTGGTGTGTTAAAGCGGGCACCCCTACCCCTGCGATGGTGGTAGCCCCCGAAATTGTACGAAATTGGGGGAGAATTTAACTGTGCAAAGCAGGAAAAGCGCTCTGCGAACGGTTATCCTTTATCTGTTCTATTAAAACACTCAAGGAGGACAACTAACTGTGGACGCCGCCGGTGTCAATAATTACGCACAACTGCTGGGAATCCAAAACGATTTTATCGTTCAGGAAATTGGTTGGGATGAAGACGCTGACTCCTCAATTTCGGAGGCCATTGAGGAAGCGATCGGCGAGGCGCTCCTTGAGGAAGAAACCGATGAGCTATGCGACGTTGTCCTGCTCTGGTACCGCTCTGATGATGAGGATCTTGTCGACGCCCTCATGGATGCTGCCCGCAACCTAGCCGATGAAGGATGTATTTGGCTGTTAACCCCAGCGGCGAACAAGCCGAATAGCGTCCACCCTGGCGACATTTCCGAGTCCGCCCAGCTTGCAGGCCTAGTGCAGACCCGCGCAGAGAAGGTCGGCGACTGGCAAGGATCCTGCTTGGAAGCCGGTGGCCGCCAGTAGTTCGGCTGCGGTTGAACTGCGGTTTTGTTGCTGGGCGGGGTCCGTGCTAACGTATTCAAGCAGCGCGCCGTTAGCTCAGCTGGAAGAGCAACTGGTTTACACCCAGTAGGTCGGCGGTTCGAGCCCGTCATGGCGCACCAAATATCTAAGAAAACCCCTGCTACGAGCTTCTCGTGGCAGGGACTTTTTCTTTATATTCAGCGCGAAGGCGGGCTGAAGGCGGCTACTGGTCGCGCTCGGCCTCAATGGCAGAGATCAGCGCAGTGGCCTGTGCATTGTTGGCATCGACCCAGATGATCATGGGATTGGTGTGGTAGATGCCCTCAAAAGTGTAGGCGGTAAGCCCTGGGGCGGCGACTGCCTGTGGGAAGCGAGTTTCGGCATCAATGTCACCGAAGCACTCGTCCAAGTCAAAGGAAATATCATAGACATCCCATTCGCCGATGCGGAACCGAAGCGAACCTGAGCTCTCCGATCCTGGGTCTAGCATCACCACGACGTTGTGGTAAACGTGGCCGGTTTCGGCGGCGGTTGCAATGTCGTCCAGAAAATCAAGGTAGTCATTGACCGTGGAGCGATTGTGGTCCAGATCATCGATATAGACGTGGCGGAAGATGCGGTCCTCATAAGGGTCCCGTGCAGCCAGCAGGGTGGTCAACGGGCGACGGCGGAACATGCCTAGTTCTTCACTCACGGCATCTTCGATGTCCCCAGTCTCAACACCAGCATTGACCGTAATGCCCACACATTCCAAGGTGACCAGGCAGGTCTCCAGCAGGCTACGATCACTGTCGTCGAGGACATCGGCGAGGTGGGAGCCAACGGCAGGCTCACGCTCAGAGCCGAGTTCGGAGTCTTTCTCTCCGCTGAATAGACGATTCCAGAAACTCATAACGGGCTATCCTTTCCCAGAAGTTTCAGATGCGCTCTTCGTCGCGGTCGGTGTTTCGCGCCCAAAGGTTCCTACGTGAATCACCGTACCGGTTACGCATGCGTTGCGCTTGTGCTGAGCTCGTGGTTGTCACCGAAACCCCCTCCGGAGGGGGTGGGTCTGGCTGGGCGGTGTCGTCGATACGCGATGTGGACTCGGCCGCCGCCAACTCATCATCCTCCTCGCGGACGCGACGGCGTTCCTTCAGCTCCGCCCAAATGAAATAGAGCAGCCCAAGCGGGGCCATGATGCCAAACGCAATCCACTGCAAACCGTAGGACAAGTGGTTGCCGCGCTCCAACATGGGAAGGGGCAGAGGGGTGAGCACGCCGGGCTGCTCGTCGGTAAGCATCACCCACGGTTCGGCTAGATCGACGCCTGTAATTTCGGAGATTTGCCCCGTATTTATGGAATGGACCTGCTGGAAATCTTCGCTTTCCAGAGGCGGCTTGGGGTGGACGCCTTCGTCGACACGCACCAAGCCCGTCAGCGTGACCTGGCCCGTCGGCGGAGGGGCTATGGGGGAGACCTTCGTGCCGTCAATGGCGCGGACCCAACCACGATTGACCAAAATAGCCTGGCCACTATTCAGCAGAAACGGCACCAACGACTGGAACGCCGGGACGGAATCCACCGGGCGCAGGCGCAGCAACACCTCAGCCTGCGGCAGGTAGCGGCCCGCGAGTGTAACACGTGTCCACTCATCGGCGCGATCATACGTGCCGTCGGGATTAACCACCTCCGATACCGGCACCGGATCAACCTCAAACGCCTGCTCAATACGGTTGTTGCGCTCCACAATCGCGTCATCCTTACCCAACTGCCACGGCGCCAAAAAGGTAAAGGCCAGGTAGGAAAACAGCACAATCAACACGGCCGTAAAGATCCAGCCAGGGGTGAAAAACTTCCTCCACCACGATTGTTGCGTAGCTTTTCTCGTAGAGCTTTTTACCGTCGTCACAGCACTAACCCTACTCGTCCAGGTGCTGCCGAACCCACTCCACAATCCCTGGGGCGGCAGATTCAATCTGGACACGGGTGGTAGTAAAGCCCTCTGGGCCGCCGTAATACGGGTCAGCCACGCCCGCCCGCTCGCCAGCGGCAGGATCGAAGGAGCGCAGCAGACGCACCTTCTCCTGCGGCACGCCCTGGGCAATGAGCTCGGAAACATGATTATTGTCCAGGGCGACAATCAAGTCCGCGTCCAGGCGGTCTCCGCCAAACTGGAATGCGCGGTGGGCGGAGCCGTCATAGCCGTGGTCGTTGAGCTCCTGCAGGGCGCGGGAATCGGCCTGGTTGCCCACATGCCACCCGCCAATACCCGACGAGGTGACGCGGACCTTGTCGGCGAGGTTTTCGTTGTCCAAAGCAGAACGAACAATGACCTCCGCCATCGGGGAGCGGCAAATATTACCCGTACAAACAAAATCAATGTGCAGCATGAAAACTCCTGACTAGCTGGTCCAATTCTTCTATCGTGTGTGCCGTGAAGCGGGCGGTATCCCACTCAGACTGATCTCCATAACCCCAGGTAACGGCGATAGTGTCGATACCGAACGTGGCGGCACCTGCAATATCGTGGGTGCGGTCGCCCACCATCACGGCGTGCTGAGGATCAAGATCTACCTTATCGAAAATGTATTGCAGTACATCGGTTTTCGAGCGCCTCGTGCCATACTCCTCGGCAGCCCCAATAAAGGAAAAATGCTCCAGCAGACCCTCGCGCTGCAGGATGGCACGC comes from Corynebacterium cystitidis and encodes:
- a CDS encoding DUF3052 domain-containing protein, which codes for MDAAGVNNYAQLLGIQNDFIVQEIGWDEDADSSISEAIEEAIGEALLEEETDELCDVVLLWYRSDDEDLVDALMDAARNLADEGCIWLLTPAANKPNSVHPGDISESAQLAGLVQTRAEKVGDWQGSCLEAGGRQ
- a CDS encoding SURF1 family cytochrome oxidase biogenesis protein, producing MTTVKSSTRKATQQSWWRKFFTPGWIFTAVLIVLFSYLAFTFLAPWQLGKDDAIVERNNRIEQAFEVDPVPVSEVVNPDGTYDRADEWTRVTLAGRYLPQAEVLLRLRPVDSVPAFQSLVPFLLNSGQAILVNRGWVRAIDGTKVSPIAPPPTGQVTLTGLVRVDEGVHPKPPLESEDFQQVHSINTGQISEITGVDLAEPWVMLTDEQPGVLTPLPLPMLERGNHLSYGLQWIAFGIMAPLGLLYFIWAELKERRRVREEDDELAAAESTSRIDDTAQPDPPPPEGVSVTTTSSAQAQRMRNRYGDSRRNLWARNTDRDEERI
- a CDS encoding low molecular weight protein-tyrosine-phosphatase, whose translation is MLHIDFVCTGNICRSPMAEVIVRSALDNENLADKVRVTSSGIGGWHVGNQADSRALQELNDHGYDGSAHRAFQFGGDRLDADLIVALDNNHVSELIAQGVPQEKVRLLRSFDPAAGERAGVADPYYGGPEGFTTTRVQIESAAPGIVEWVRQHLDE